The genomic window ttaaatttgattttttgtttattCGATTTGTCATTTATCagatttttagtataatttatgtTGATTGGTAGGGGTGCAAGATACAAGCTACTGTTCGGAAGACTATGATTTACAGGTTCAAACAACTTCTCTCCGAGATGGTCGAGTATATGTAATGAAGCTCTTCTCTGTTGTGCCAAACCAAGGATCTTATAAGGCCACTAGGCATCAGTTTAAGTTGATTTTCCAATTCAGGACCACTGTCAGGGATGTTATCTGTGATTTTATTCCAAAATCTGCTCTTACAATCTCTCCATTCACTGAACTTTTGAAAACCAAAGAGGATTCTGATTTCTTAGTTGGTATGTTGTGCTATTTGCTCATACTTTTTTTTGTCTGGAATGATTGCAGTCTTGTTTCTTTCTGATTTGTAGAATGTTGCTTTGTTGTCATTATTTTCTAatagttttttttaatatttatttcagATGTTGTGGGTCTGTTGGTCTCTGTGTCAGAAGAGAAAGAATATGATAAAGAtggaaagaagatgaagatggcTATGATGGAACTTGCTGAAAATGAGTTAGCGTTCTTTAATTTCTACATCTTCCTCTTATTGGGATTCTTTTTTGTTTTCGGTGTGTTTGTATAGTCAAGTTTCTAATACTGTAGGTGATTTTGTTGGTTGTTTTCAGTCACAGGATTCAGTGTGCCTTATTTGGTGAATATGTTGATGAACTTAATCGATTTCTGTCTTCTGGGTATGCTGAACAGCCAGTTGTGGTTTTACAACTTGCCAAAGTTAAGGTTTTTAGAGGTTTGTATCATGTAAATTTCATTTCAGGTGTGTCAGTTATCCAAGTTCACTTGGTTTTACCACTATATTCCTGTAACCAAtgtatctatttttttttcaggTAGAGTTAAACTTCAGAATGTTATGTTTGCATCAAAGCTTGGATTTAATCTTGACATCCCAGAGGTGGCAGCTTTTCAGAAAAGGTATATTTGTACATGTagtttttgttgtgttttttgttgttgttgctgtcatTGTTTACTTATTTAAGTTGGTGCTGTATTTGTTAATAATTCTATTCCACATGGAGTTAGTGCATCCCAACCCATTGGCATTGTTGGATCTGGAAAAAATATCAGAATAGAAGAAGACTTTATGAAGCTCACACCTAGGTGTACTGTGAAGTCGCTTGATGATAACAACTGGGTTGGAAccactttaatttctttttatcaTCTTTACTCTTGATAATTtgtgttaaattttctttttctattcgtTAGTAAAAACTGCTTTGTTTTGGAACGATATTAATCCTTTTGTCCTCTTTTGTACTTGAAAATACTATGCTGTTAgtatttgttttagtttttcAGTTTTAGTTTGCATTACAACTATCTTTGGTTATAATGTCTTAACATTTATAGACCTGGTCTTATATTTTTAGGCTGGAACTTTTGTTGTACTAGCGAAGATAGCTGAAATAGTTGAGGATAGTCCTTGGTGGTGCTCTGCTTGTGTGTGTGGCAGAGGTGTTCAAGTAGAATCTGGGATTTACTTTTGTCAATTTTGTAACATCCATGTTACAAATGTGACTCCTAggtataaatattttacaatgcTTCCTTTGTGTTTTGTTAAATAGTGAATTATTTCTGCGTAGTTGTTAACCTTAGGCCAGTATTTATGTGCATCTTAAAAAAATTCAGGTTTAAAGTGAAGGTGTTGGTTGAGGATTCCACTGGTATTTCTATTTTTGTCCTCTTTGATTGTGAGGCAAGTTACCTACTGAATAAGACTTGTGCCCAGCTGTTTGAACAACATCTTAAGGATATTGATGTAAGTTAATCGAATGCTATATTCTTTTTATGTGCTGAGTTTATTGTTAAAGAGTTTTCTTATCCTTCGGTTTCTACCGATTCATTTTTTCTGTTGTGTCTGTTTTATATTGTTCGTAGGTTGTGTTTGGCACACAGTCTCCTATATTCCAAGAAATTGTTGGAAAAACTATGCTGTTCAAGGTTCTTAGTAGGCCTGTTGGGATGGAGAAATTCAAAGGGACCTATCCAGTGAGGCGTGTTTGTGATGATGCTGCAATAGTTGGAATGTTTGAGCTCTCTGGTTCAGATTTGAGTCCTGAAAATGTATAAAACGGAATTCGCACCTATTGTTTCATTTTAATAAATTCTTTcttaaatttttcattttttggtTGTTCCACCTTTATTCATGTCTTATATCGGATGTGCTTTGTATTATCCAAGGTTGGGTTTATACCAAAAGGAGAAGGATCATTTGGGAAACCCTCTAAGGTTACCAAATCACCGAATTTAGGATTGACTCCTTCCAGCTGCTCTAAGCTCTTTGCTGGTTTGCCTCAATGTATCCAAAAGGAATCAAGTGTTGTTGACTTGGGAGACGATGAAGATGCTAAGGTTCTATGCTTCGAgtttcttctattattttttctgtATTACTTTTCACCCTTTTTTTAATTGTGTTTAAATTAAACCTAATATGTTGTGTCATTTAATAGTGTCCTCTCCTCAAGAGAAAGTCTGCTGATGCTGTGGTGGATAAGTTAAATGAAGTGGATAGTTCTGAAAATTCATGTGATAAAGTTGATGAAAGTGAAGAGGTGAGTAGTGTTGCCATTTTTTTTGACAGGGCGCTTAATTTTATGATCAAGTTCGTTTGACTAGAAGTCATTAATTATCCCTCTAATTAGGTTTTTTCATGCAATTCTTTACACTAGGAGTATGTGGTTGGCGTTAATCGAGGCTCTGTTGATGCTGAGAAAGATGTGAAGCCTTCGTTGAAGAGGTTGAGAAGATCTTTGAGGCTGCAATTTGATGAAGCTAATGAGTCTTGTGGCTCTGGGAATGACGGCTCCTCTGGACATAGGGTTAATTGAGGTGGCTGCCCATGGCAGTTAACTAGAGCTACTGATTAGGACTAATCTAGGGCATTAGGTAATTTGGTTGTGTCCATGTAATAGCATTTGATGCATTAGATTGTAGTGGATGAGAATATTGTGTGTTTTCATGTTTTATATAATTTGTTTGGGTTGTTTTTTGGGCATCTTTCTCATGTAATAGATTAAGTGCTAGGGTGTGGACACAATATCATTAGCCACTAGGCAAATTAGCTATTTAGCCCTTTATTTTTGtacttatttctttgaaattcaaTATAATGCAGTAGCTCTTTTATGATATAGAAATCTCTCCTTCCACAATTTAGTTTATTCCTTAACTTATGTGGTTTTGCCAAGTGAATGTATGGTATTTAGATGACTGAATATTCATGTGTTGTTGAATTGATTTGTACTTTCTTATCTGTGTTATTATACCCCACTTGAATTTTAGTTGGATATGTTTAACATTTAGTTATTTATTGTTTGTAATCTAAAATTGATGAGTGAGTTGTTTCTCTTGGAATCGGTAATGTATTTAGGAGTtggttgtgtgtgtgtgtgttttttttgttagtggtatttttattttaaaaattttttatgtctTGCAGGTCACATTCTTAACTTTATTAGAAAACAAgacatttattttaatttcatttatgaTGCTAAGTTAGTTTCTAATCTTTGAATTATTGATGTTGTATTTCTTATTGGGGATTTAATTCAGTAAATTAATAATGTTGATGCTCTGCCTTTTTTTTCACCATGTTCTCTAGACTGGAACTCTTTATCTCTTATATTTCTACCTGTTAAATGATATATCTTTATTCATTTAATGTAAAAAAACTGTTGTGATTAAAAGTGGAAAATTCTATAAAATTCTCTCTGGTGTGATATCAATTGATGGTTTCCGTAatttgtatcttaaagatacgTCATGTGTATTGTTACTACTCTTTAATTTGTTCTCTTTCTGTATCTTTGATTTTTTGGGTTtgatattctattcttttttttttctctgtaTATTCAGATATTGATTTCTTTATTATTCTATTGTCAGAATGAAGAATTTCACTTGGATGCATCCGATTTTTTGTACAAATTGATAGGGAAAAATTGGTATTCATGGTTGATCCCCAGCCCGTTGAGAGTGACACAATATGCCCTGCGTATAATGTTTTTAAAGTTTCTACATATGAGTTTATGTTAAAGTTGATTGAACGAGTTGAGAATCGTGTTTTGAATGCggttagtttagttttctctattGACTtccaagatattttttaataagtgTTTGCTCACTTTTTTAGTATTATGCGTAACAATGATATTGTCTTCTCTATCAAAACATGTATAATTAGTGTGCTATTGTTTCGGCTtcaaatgtggcttctattgAAGACCCTGTTTCACATATTTCTGGTTCAGTATTACCTACGGTAAGTTTTCATCTCTACGTTATATTTCCGACCATTATTCTTTGATATCGCATTTTTTGTAGAACTGGTTCTTTATTGCTTAAGTGTTTCTTCTTTTATTAAATTTCAGTAAATTTAACAGATTTCATTTTTGTCACAAATCTGTTCGTGTGGTGAATGAAATTGTTTGCAACAAGAGATTGGCATCCCCATACCGTGATGTACCAAGATCTACAAAGCAAAAACTTGAAGATGCCTTTTCTAGGAGTATAGATGAAACTTGGAATGATAATAAGAAGGCATCATCATCTATGAATATTTAGGATCAGATTCAACTGTTGCTAATGTGATTTGCCTAGAATGTTCAGTTACAATGTGTGATTTAGTTTCTTTGTGTTAAAGATATGGTGTTGTAGTTTTCTTGAATTGGGTTGTTGTAAGTTGGCTAGACTTAGATATTCTGTTAACATTTTACTTGTTGAACTTCTAAATTCAGATGTTTTCTTTTAGTTGAGTAACCTACAATTTCAGTTGTAACTTTATTAGTACAGAGTGGAGTTTATGTTCTAACTAAGAATTTTTAGTATATGACTTGCGGAATTGATGCATGCATTTCTAACAGGTGGTTTGGGAGAAGCATTTCTCCTAAAGAATTAAGGTAAATATTTTGTCCTTTTCCTTTGGTCTTATATCAACTATATCTGATCATTTGTAATTTATTAGggttttttggatatttttcctGTATATATGAATTAActattcttttttcctttttatatcgGTATCCGAGTACACTGATTTCAAAGTGTTGTTTGTGGTGGAGTTACTGGAATTGATGGAGTTGGTT from Arachis ipaensis cultivar K30076 chromosome B09, Araip1.1, whole genome shotgun sequence includes these protein-coding regions:
- the LOC107615874 gene encoding uncharacterized protein LOC107615874, whose protein sequence is MTTAMDMVNKINPEKEAWNLKVRVIRLWTVPTFTGQLLPNSMEMILVDESGCKIQATVRKTMIYRFKQLLSEMVETTVRDVICDFIPKSALTISPFTELLKTKEDSDFLVDVVGLLVSVSEEKEYDKDGKKMKMAMMELAENELAFFNFYIFLLLGFFFVFGVFV